TTGTGAGACAGGTTAGTTTTACCTTACTGATGTTTTGTTGTTCCATTGGTTTATTATGTCACTGGGTTCCAGCTCTTCCAAACCCCACAGTCTCACTACCAACTCCGGAATGTCAACAAATTCTGAAATAAAGGACTCATCATCAACGACCTGCCTGACTTTACAAAAACATCTAAACCACCAGGGTACCCATAGTTTCTTTTCATCGCaccagaaaaacaaaccctACTTTTTGGCTCAAACAACCCAACCTTCTTTGCAGACACTCACCATCTCTCGGTTTAATTAATTCAGTGCAACGGGGCTGCCAGTCTGCTGGTAAAATGTCTCCAAACGATccaaaaaagcagttttgtgtTCAGTTTTAATCAGCAAAAAAGGACACATGCCACGCAGATGTTCTGAACTTTGCACTGGATTGTTTTGGCAGATGCATGAGACTCTACTTTACACTTTCTAATAGAATAGCCTATTCAGTAGCACTTTTGTACGTAAAAGTTCAGCTCTATAAAACTTATTCTGGCTCTTCCAACAAACAGCAACTGGTGTGTCCACACAACATGCAGCAAATGTTCTATTCTGCATATCTTAGTACTTGGTGGTAAAGATACAGATGTGAAGCAAAACTTTTCAGCTCTGTCATTCCACAGGGGTGGAGCGAACCACACGATTGTGCAGGCATAACAGCCTTACAACTAGTGCTAACGCAAGTTAGAAGTCTAGCTCTTCTGTGCTCCTAAAAAGATGTTAATTTCTAACTCTTAAGATCTATAAAGATTAATCTCTGTTCTTTAGGTGCTTACGTTGACTCAGAATTTTTCCTTCTCATTCACTTAATTTTATGGTTTTTTGGagtaaataaaagtttgttaAATGTAACTATGACTGATAATGTACATGTGCTCTTTACCGTGTTTAACTTCTACCAACTCTATTAAGCTCAGGGTCTGTTTTGTTGTGGATAAACGTCTGACTGGCCTTGCAGATTTATATAGTGTCCACGCTAACAAAGTCAACTGAGGTTCCACACGAATGAGTGTGGTTTGTCAGGGCCATCCAAAAAGAACTCAAAATTCCTTGCATTTTTCCCTCATGTACTTCCTGCTTTCCCCTCTGTGGTCTCCAGGTCTGCTGCTGAATCTACCGGATTCTTATCTGTGACAAGTACCGATCTATGACTGATCCCCCCTACCAGGTATGAAATATACACATGAACATTTCAAATGTGCTGTGAATAACCGAGTCATGTTGGGCTTTTCTGGTGAGTCTTTTAGTCACTTTTGACCTTGACCCATCCAGCTATAGCTCATGTTGCTACGGTCACTGGGGTGAACAGATGCAGTGGTTTGAGTTGTTTTTAAGTCTTTGTGTGAACTGTGTCAGAAAAGCCTTGAGGGGACATCCAAAGCTGCACTATAATTAAGTGTTAGATGATACTTCAGGGCTCTCTGCTGTTTGACTGTTCTACTTTTCTTAACATCAACCATCTGCAGAGAAGTCAGTTAGGTAAGAAATTCAACTGACTTAACAAATTGTCCCCAAAAAACCCACCCATCTGAAAAAATCCGGACTAATTACCCCTCAGCCTGCTTGTATGATGGCCACAGTGTCTTTAAGGACCAAGAACGTGGACttgctgtatttttatttgatttcggTTATTGATATTGACTAGACTCCAATAACATCtagtaaattattattttaatttataacaTTTTGAACAGTTAAAATCGATCAATAACCCTTTTAATTGGCTTAAATATTGGGAAATGCTGCTGTACTCTTTTTCTTAGAAATTTGATGTGATTTTATGTGTACAGATTTTAGCTGGTTTTCCTCAGATGACCCAGTAGTTAAGCCAGTTAGATGGATATTTCAGACATGCACTTTGCAGTACAAGGGACAAATTTGGATTGGATGTACCTTAGGATCCcttttttcagaaaagcacGTTAGCcatgaatatattaaaaaaaggtgaCCATACACTCAATTTTTACAAGAGTGTTCAATGTCCATTTGCCTCAGTCTCAACAATATGGGCTgttcaattagaaaaaaatactgtctTTAAACTTGTGGGGTACCTgcagaatattataaatattttgattttctcGTGGCTAACATGTTTTCCTGAAAGGGGGGATTCTAAGGTACATCCATACCAAAACTGTAAAGCACGATTATTTTAATAACTCCACCGCAATAATGAATGTATAGTCACTGTCCTTTTTGGGCTTTACCCATAGCAGAAATGGAGCATTTTAGGAAGGTGTATGATCATACTTTTTGGTTAATaagtttttaatgtaaatatgaTTTCTATCAGTGTCTCTCAGCACTTTCTGGTTGGCACGTTGCTAGGGCAGTCACTGCTGCAGCTATATTTATGCGGGTGCCTTAGTacactttttaaccctttaactccaGAGCTGTCACCAGCGACAGCTAAATAAAACATGCTCTTTGGACTTGCACTTCACTATATTGAAATggtgcatatcagtgcaaatctgcttttctccgcttaagaatctgttggaattacgtCTGTAAACtgttaaagagttacggtaaCACAGAGAACGTCAATACTGGAGATAAGTCTCCGATGTTAAAGGGTTTATGGTGTGTAATTCATTAAGTGTGTGGATTCTGAGTCattacctttctttttttttacctggattgtttcaggtgttCTGTCTTGACCCACAATGATGCCAGTGGATGTGACCAATCGCAACGGCCCCGCCGCCACACCTCCCACCTCACTTAGCCTTCGCTCCTCTCACAATCAGCTTCTCACCAGCGATGTCATCAAACAGGGCTTGGCCACACCACCCAAATGTCGCAAAAAATATGCCCTCACAAGTATCCAGACAGCCATGGGTCTGGGAGAAGCAGCGCCTCCATCATCATCTCCATCCTCCTCTCCGTCGCAGTCTTCAACACCTACAAACTCTAAACTAGCTAAGAATGGAGTTAACCAACTTCGAAAGGCTGGTCAGGaccagaacaaaaacacaactggcTGTGATGTGATGGAACTTGACTATAACTCAGAAACTATGGAAGATGACTTCAATGTCAATACAGTAGAGGAACAGAATAGTTGCATTCTAACAAATAATGACCGAGAGGAGGATGGGTCTGACTTTAATGCTGAACCTTATTTATGTGCCAGCAGTGATGTAGAGTCTGAGCAGAATAAAGATTCAGACTTGGATAGCGACGCTAACACCACTGTGGAGGTAAAACTGAATAACAACACACCGGATCTGGAGCTTAACTTGAATGGGGAGGCAGACGAGAATGATGACATCAGTATTCTGTCGGAGAAGGAACTGATGTCCAAGGTAAGGCTTGAAGAAGACGAGCTGGTGGAAGAgcaggaagatgaagagaagaAGCCTTTACTTGTGATTGGAAGCAAATCGCCCGTGAAGAGCCTCAGAGGTTCTTCAGACTTTGAAATCATCTCTGACATTCACTCCAACATCAAGCTCCTTCAATCAAGCAAGAACTCTGTTGTgccccctcctccctccccgCGAAGACAAGCCAGTCCAGAAGACACTCCATTGATGTCCTTGGCCTCCtgcccctcctcttcctcttcttctccagAGACTAAAAAGGACAGAAGGACCGGGGCAAAGACAGACTGTGCTTTGAACCGCATCCAGAATCTGAACCCCAGTGACGAAGAGTTGAGTTGGACGACCCTGTCCCAGGAGAGCAACTCCCCTGAAGAGACTGGTAGGTGCCAACACAAACTCATGCTGTACGTTTCTCCTTTACTCTTTCTTGCCACTGGCATTTGTTACAGAGAGTGGCGTTGCCATCTCTTACGACAGTCTTTTCTgtaattaaaaatgttgctatTCATTCCATCCTGATCTGGGACTGTGCTTTCACAGTGCTCCTGCTGTTTACAACGGCCCTCCAGGCGGCTTTTAACAAGGTGACTCAGTTGGGCTCCGCCagattaaaaacacataaagGCTGTCGAGCATAGTATTGTTTATCCATTAAACGTTCACTATAACATCTCCGGGAagtttttgtgttatttcaCAAAAGGTTAGAAAGAACATGTCACAGTTTAGCTGATTTCTTTTGCTGCAGTACGTGAACTTCAATCTTATTCTCATAAATGTTGGACTTTTTTCTGAAACTTTATTGGTAGCGCACATTCTTGGCAGCATTTCTTGCTGTTTTGTCAGGTAGTGTCACGTTGAGTTTTgctcaaagtatttttttgtttgtttctcataAAGTTTCATCGATTGtggaaaaaagttgtttttatgttctaCTTTTTGggtaataataacaaaaaaatccgTCAGCTGCAGAGCTTGAGTCTTGATTCTTGAATCCCAGTTCTAAAACTTAACTTAAGAGATATACTCTCTTACAACATCACTTCTGCCCCCCCTCAATTCACTCGGATGATCCACAGTTGCTTAGACTGAAGGCTCAAAACAACAGTGTTTCACTAGCAcattataaaaatatttctacATATACATTTGCTGCTGGTGGTAAATTTGTCTCTTATTATGTCTTTTTgtccaattattttttttctaaactgtaaAACTTAACTTGAAAATTGTGTTGATGTTGTTTCTGTTaagtttcattatttttaagttttcctaattttgttaTCTATGGATGATGAAACAGAACAAGACCTTGGAAGGACTGTAGCTACTGGCTTCTGTTGGCTTTAGGGTTGAATTAAGcgcaagaggaaaaaaaatattcttttcaaaataactcTAACAATTACtataaaaaaagtgttatttccaaatgaacaaaatcaaaattttcaAAACAAGTTCATATGACCAATTATTGAGAACAATCACTGCTAGAGAAGCTACACCACACCTTCAAGTCTTCTTTGAGTTAAAttgtgtctgtctgtttttatgactgctgcagtttacagttgaaattattgctttttttaacgtttaagtacatttttttctgaattgttGCCTCTGAATCCTCGTGGTGATCGTTATTGCATGTCTGGTTGCTACCATATCAATGTGGGACTGTGCAGACTGAGCTGGGGTTTCTTTCACAGGCTTGTGTTAGCTTAATTTTGTGGGTTGGAGGGCTTGATGACACTACACTTGCATAGAGAAGCTAATGCAAATACACATCCTAACCGTTTCAGCTGTGCCCAACATCATACTTTAACTCTACTCCGCATCAGGCACACCTGGTGTGAAGCTTCTTCCCAACTGTTACTGAAGTGTGCTTATTGTTTTCTGACCTCTTAGATAGAGGAAACGGATTGCATAGGCATGGGTAAGGAGATGGGGcattgtaaaattaaaaatctataTAAAAATTTGGCAGAAAGTTCAGCAATGGACTATTCTTTACTTATGAGATGCCaaattactgtgttgtgttgtttatTCCAGTATTGttgtaaattaaacaaaaaaaatctataggAAAGTGTCTATTACAGCTAAGCAAAGCTTGAAGAATAGAGTTCCGGCCATATGATACTTTGTTTTGAATTTAAtcctaaaaaggtttttttcttgtctgaatTAAGGATTAAGGAAAATTGGGATTTACCATAGTTGTTCTGCTTCACACAGATGTCTCTGTTTCTGCTTTGTCAGTGCTCAGTCATGTTAGTTTTTGAAATCTCTGCAgctccaaacataaaatgggCTTCAATAGAACCTCCAAAAATCTCCGTTAGACTCATTTGAGGAGCATGTTGTGTGGCATTGCACATGTTTAAGCGTTTGCCTTAATGCATGGTTGTTTCGGTACTCGAAAGGGGAAGCGCCATTACAAATCTCCATTGCTCCAGATAGAGAAGGCAGAGACGACTATAACAAACCTGTCTCAGCTGGAGGGAACGCACAGCCTCTCCCCCTTCTTAAATGTCTGTCTCTCTTTTCCCTCTTTGCCTCAGTCTCTATCTCGTGTTGCTGGTACTGTTCTCTCAGGCAGCCTTTCTTCTCGTCTTCCCTGCCCCTCTCCTTTCAGATCACGCTGCCTCCGAATCTGTGCTCTCCCATGTCCCGATGCCCCTCCGGTCTCCGCTCTCTCGTGTGCCTCCTCACCCCTCTTTACCAGCCTCTCCCCCTtccctctctgtctgtctgggaTTCTCTCTGATCACAGCAGCAAGTTTTTGCTGTTTGAGAAGCAGCTAGCTAACTATGATGCTGGGGAAAGACTATATGCTGGCAATTGTGATTGTCAATCACGAGGGTAGGTGCTTTTGTCACGGGGTCGGCTGGAAGCAACACTGTGGGGTTGGTTAGTTTGCGCCGTCCGAGTGTGTCAGTGTGGCTCTTGCAGGAGTATCAGCAAATGTGTTTTGGGGCTTTCTCCGATTGGTGCACAAAGTTAGTTCATGGCTGCATTGGTCTGACACACGTAAAGGATCTGCAGTTTGTGCATGCTAGTGCTGGTGCGCCGTGAGGGAAGCTGTCGGTCCATGTTGGTATCATTTGTCAGGCAGACGTGTGTATCCGTGTGCATGCCTTTTCTTGTTGCTCCACAGACTCACACTTctcccctcccccctggctCAACTGTATTCTGCATAGAGATGTGTGCGTGCCGGTTGTCACATGCTAACTGCTCCATAGCTCCCTTGTGGTACATTTTTACGGCGCAttggcactttaacataacTGCGATCTGCATGCCAGATCCCCACGTTGCATTTCTATACTTGCCTAATTGCTTGCAACTGACACCGCTGATTTTGTATCATGTACCGTAATAACTCAGAGTTCAACTTTGATGTCTGCTTGCCACTTCCTTGGTGTGTACATGCTTTTCGCTTTCATTCTCATTCATGAGTTCCCATCCTTCCTCTTACTCAAAGCAGAGACAGTCATTTTAGGACCGCTGTAGTTTTATTTGCTCTGacctatttatttgtttatggaGACTACAACTCCCATACAGTGCAGCTTCACAGCTCGtatgtgcatctgtgtgtgtctccGTTCCTTCTTAGTCTGGACTCGTCTACTCGTTCTGACATGTAGCCTGATTTTATGGCCACAGGTCCATGTTTTATCAGTGTGTGGTCAACAGTTTAGAAACTGCTTGAAAttgtgtacacacacacacacacacgcacacgcacacacacacacccacacccccccacacacacacacacacacacacacacacacacacagagcaccATTCTAGTCGGTCAGAGCTTATATCATCTTTAGGAGCTGCTGTCCCCATTTCTGCAACTTGGCATCAGTTTACCTTTCATCCTCTGCTACAGCCTTCTCTGCAGGCGTGCATGTGCTCTTcacttcatggttttgtttcttgtgtttgATGTAGATGAAAAGACTTTGGGTAAATCAGTGACAACAGATTCCAACAAAACACAATCATCTTACgagtgttttattattttcttaggAAAACTAGAGCTATGGTGCCTTAAGCAACCTTCACACGGCTCTCTGCAACGTGCGCTTAAGCAGCCACttacaatgaaaagtctttcAGGAAGGATTTCAGGAACTTTCGCATTCACACATAGATACGACAGGGTCTACGACTTTTctcgggctctacgtacaaaacgcacaGACATTGAAtgcacgttgaaagttaaaccaagttaaactttgaccaatcttgGACtcgaatttggtagtgacgtatggatggcggcCCCTTTtaaattcacggaagtgccaagcggttaaaaattgatcatgaaggagagatTCATCGTTGCCGTTTGTGCTCGGCTGGAATTCTATTAcagcaagtctttcatatagtggaaaagagctgtgaaagaagaagCCTTGAGCAAGATTCTTAAGATTTGCACCATGACAGCATTTCACACCAGGACCGACAGCACGTGGTGGCCacgcgctagtaaacagtagaaaagaaaaagaagaggaagaccCTCAATGCCTATCTAGTGTAAACACCATAGGCTATATGTTCAGGAACTCATgtttagcgcgttcttgaaccCACGCCACATGCCCAGCATGTCTGTAGTTTTAGAGACAAATGCCTCACGAAcatatgagagaaaaaaagaagcataaaGTAGTGAAGGGTAAGTTGTAAATTGATCACATATCCACTTAATGAAACTGGTGATATTTTTGCAGAATTTTTGGAGAAGAAAACACGATGGCAGATGTCCagtataaatgtttttacttgtgcttgtaaaagatgtaatattttTCAATTCTGCTCACATTTTAATCATTGGGATTTGACAAAATGTCCAGAGCTGGGCATGTACTTTTTCTTCTAGAAATTTATCTCTTTacacatattttgaaatcagACATATTTTTCATTCTTGTGGGTTTTTTGTTGCATTAATCTCAGCAATTTCTGTCCAGttctttctggaaaaaaatgataaaattaagttaaatattATCCTGAAACCTCCGACCAAGTTGGACTTTCTGCTTTCAGGATGTCCTCTTACTAGTTGGTTGCTTGTTGCACTTTAGCTTGGACTCATTCCTGTATTTTTGCCCActttcaccttttttctttctgttttttaattgctcATCAGATATTTGGAGTGAGCAGTCATTCCAGACAGACCCCGACCTCCCTCCGGGATGGAAGAAGATCACAGACATGGCTGGCATCTACTACTGGCACATTCCGACAGGTACCACCCAGTGGGAGCGACCTGCTGCCCGTCCACCTCACCCCGGAGAAACTGAGTTCACAACCTTGGGGGATCATTCAACTTCAGCACCACGTAAACACTCGCTGGGCTCCCTCAGCCCCTCGCCCACTCCTGACCACGAGGTGAGAGCTTAAGAAAGTGCATTTGATCAGATGGTTGAAGTTTAgaaagattatttaaaaaaaaacatttttttattgatttccaAGAACACTACATTTttggttggtaaaaaaaaataaatttttgtcTTAGTAAAAGTCCTGAATGTTGAGAAAATTcacaagttgttttaatgagatcATTAATGCCCCAAATCTCTGTATATTCTTTAGATGTCTTACCATCTGTCACAGACCACAGAAAATATATTGAATTTTTGATGACTCCTTATGTGTTTTTCTACAGTCGTCCCAGGCTGAGATCTTCTTCCGAGCGTCAACCCGCTCAGGCAGCACCACTTCTGACAGCTCTGTGGAGCCCCTCTCAGCTCATGAGCACATCCTCCCCACGTGTGGATTTGTCAACAGCTGCTACTTTGTAAGCTTCAgaagaattgtttttaaatctccTTTTCCACACGTTCTTAAAAAAGTATAacctgcttttattgttgtcctcctgaaagaaaaaaaccttagtCGTGTAGCATGATGGCTTTAGGACAGAGTGTTAAAGGAGATTGATGGAGATCAGCAATGTGTAGATACAATATTGATCGACTGAGAATGGCCTGATGTTGATGGATTGACGTGTTGGAACCAGATTCCTGATAATTCTTTATGTGGCCACTGACCTTGAGGCCTCTCCTTTTTAAGCTGACAAAGTGACAAACTAGATTATGACCTAATAGAAATGACAACATTTCACATCTCATCGTCGTCTCATTCGATCCTCTGTCTTTTCAGCCTCGCTCCACTTCTCCACAGGGGACGTCCGATCAAGAAAGTCACTCCCAGCATCATGAGGACGAAGATAAGGCAGGGAATTTaagcatttctttttctgttcacaTTCTACTTGAACTCAGTGGAGTTCTGGGCTAAATGGGTCAATTCTTTTTTCCTGTAACACTAGAGATGTTGCCAGCAACACCTAAACAACCCCACGATCTTTGACATAACTCAAGTTAGAAATGGG
The sequence above is a segment of the Oryzias latipes chromosome 1, ASM223467v1 genome. Coding sequences within it:
- the LOC101174805 gene encoding amyloid-beta A4 precursor protein-binding family B member 2 isoform X1, with the translated sequence MMPVDVTNRNGPAATPPTSLSLRSSHNQLLTSDVIKQGLATPPKCRKKYALTSIQTAMGLGEAAPPSSSPSSSPSQSSTPTNSKLAKNGVNQLRKAGQDQNKNTTGCDVMELDYNSETMEDDFNVNTVEEQNSCILTNNDREEDGSDFNAEPYLCASSDVESEQNKDSDLDSDANTTVEVKLNNNTPDLELNLNGEADENDDISILSEKELMSKVRLEEDELVEEQEDEEKKPLLVIGSKSPVKSLRGSSDFEIISDIHSNIKLLQSSKNSVVPPPPSPRRQASPEDTPLMSLASCPSSSSSSPETKKDRRTGAKTDCALNRIQNLNPSDEELSWTTLSQESNSPEETDIWSEQSFQTDPDLPPGWKKITDMAGIYYWHIPTGTTQWERPAARPPHPGETEFTTLGDHSTSAPRKHSLGSLSPSPTPDHESSQAEIFFRASTRSGSTTSDSSVEPLSAHEHILPTCGFVNSCYFPRSTSPQGTSDQESHSQHHEDEDKKQVWSEFGGKIDSEMWKDLQAATVNPDPSLKEFEGATLRYASLKLRSCPALEENETTNVKSESEAKCFAVRSLGWVEMGEEDLAPGKSSVAVNNCIRQLSYCKNDIRDTVGIWGEGKDMYLVLENNMLNLVDPMDRSVLHSQPIASIRVWGVGRDNGRERDFAYVARDKNTRILKCHVFRCDTPAKAIATSLHEICSRIMTERKNAKAMAGGSLQDRMQAGLDLPLQAEFPTPKTELVQKFQVLYLGMMPVARPIGMDILNGAIDSLMGSSTKEDWTPVALNVADATVTISKDQDEEEVLVECRVRFLSFMGVGRNIHTFAFIMDAGGHRFDCHVFWCDPNAGSVSEAVQAACMLRYQKCLVARPLSQKACGSSPPGDSVSRRVSTSVKRGVLSLIDTLKQKRPVTELPQ
- the LOC101174805 gene encoding amyloid-beta A4 precursor protein-binding family B member 2 isoform X4, coding for MMPVDVTNRNGPAATPPTSLSLRSSHNQLLTSDVIKQGLATPPKCRKKYALTSIQTAMGLGEAAPPSSSPSSSPSQSSTPTNSKLAKNGVNQLRKAGQDQNKNTTGCDVMELDYNSETMEDDFNVNTVEEQNSCILTNNDREEDGSDFNAEPYLCASSDVESEQNKDSDLDSDANTTVEVKLNNNTPDLELNLNGEADENDDISILSEKELMSKVRLEEDELVEEQEDEEKKPLLVIGSKSPVKSLRGSSDFEIISDIHSNIKLLQSSKNSVVPPPPSPRRQASPEDTPLMSLASCPSSSSSSPETKKDRRTGAKTDCALNRIQNLNPSDEELSWTTLSQESNSPEETDIWSEQSFQTDPDLPPGWKKITDMAGIYYWHIPTGTTQWERPAARPPHPGETEFTTLGDHSTSAPRKHSLGSLSPSPTPDHESSQAEIFFRASTRSGSTTSDSSVEPLSAHEHILPTCGFVNSCYFPRSTSPQGTSDQESHSQHHEDEDKVWSEFGGKIDSEMWKDLQAATVNPDPSLKEFEGATLRYASLKLRSCPALEENETTNVKSESEAKCFAVRSLGWVEMGEEDLAPGKSSVAVNNCIRQLSYCKNDIRDTVGIWGEGKDMYLVLENNMLNLVDPMDRSVLHSQPIASIRVWGVGRDNGRERDFAYVARDKNTRILKCHVFRCDTPAKAIATSLHEICSRIMTERKNAKAMAGGSLQDRMQAGLDLPLQAEFPTPKTELVQKFQVLYLGMMPVARPIGMDILNGAIDSLMGSSTKEDWTPVALNVADATVTISKDQDEEEVLVECRVRFLSFMGVGRNIHTFAFIMDAGGHRFDCHVFWCDPNAGSVSEAVQAACMLRYQKCLVARPLSQKACGSSPPGDSVSRRVSTSVKRGVLSLIDTLKQKRPVTELPQ
- the LOC101174805 gene encoding amyloid-beta A4 precursor protein-binding family B member 2 isoform X5 — encoded protein: MMPVDVTNRNGPAATPPTSLSLRSSHNQLLTSDVIKQGLATPPKCRKKYALTSIQTAMGLGEAAPPSSSPSSSPSQSSTPTNSKLAKNGVNQLRKAGQDQNKNTTGCDVMELDYNSETMEDDFNVNTVEEQNSCILTNNDREEDGSDFNAEPYLCASSDVESEQNKDSDLDSDANTTVEVKLNNNTPDLELNLNGEADENDDISILSEKELMSKVRLEEDELVEEQEDEEKKPLLVIGSKSPVKSLRGSSDFEIISDIHSNIKLLQSSKNSVVPPPPSPRRQASPEDTPLMSLASCPSSSSSSPETKKDRRTGAKTDCALNRIQNLNPSDEELSWTTLSQESNSPEETDIWSEQSFQTDPDLPPGWKKITDMAGIYYWHIPTGTTQWERPAARPPHPGETEFTTLGDHSTSAPRKHSLGSLSPSPTPDHESSQAEIFFRASTRSGSTTSDSSVEPLSAHEHILPTCGFVNSCYFPRSTSPQGTSDQESHSQHHEDEDKKQVWSEFGGKIDSEMWKDLQAATVNPDPSLKEFEGATLRYASLKLRSCPALEENETTNVKSESEAKCFAVRSLGWVEMGEEDLAPGKSSVAVNNCIRQLSYCKNDIRDTVGIWGEGKDMYLVLENNMLNLVDPMDRSVLHSQPIASIRVWGVGRDNGRDFAYVARDKNTRILKCHVFRCDTPAKAIATSLHEICSRIMTERKNAKAMAGGSLQDRMQAGLDLPLQEFPTPKTELVQKFQVLYLGMMPVARPIGMDILNGAIDSLMGSSTKEDWTPVALNVADATVTISKDQDEEEVLVECRVRFLSFMGVGRNIHTFAFIMDAGGHRFDCHVFWCDPNAGSVSEAVQAACMLRYQKCLVARPLSQKACGSSPPGDSVSRRVSTSVKRGVLSLIDTLKQKRPVTELPQ
- the LOC101174805 gene encoding amyloid-beta A4 precursor protein-binding family B member 2 isoform X6, coding for MMPVDVTNRNGPAATPPTSLSLRSSHNQLLTSDVIKQGLATPPKCRKKYALTSIQTAMGLGEAAPPSSSPSSSPSQSSTPTNSKLAKNGVNQLRKAGQDQNKNTTGCDVMELDYNSETMEDDFNVNTVEEQNSCILTNNDREEDGSDFNAEPYLCASSDVESEQNKDSDLDSDANTTVEVKLNNNTPDLELNLNGEADENDDISILSEKELMSKVRLEEDELVEEQEDEEKKPLLVIGSKSPVKSLRGSSDFEIISDIHSNIKLLQSSKNSVVPPPPSPRRQASPEDTPLMSLASCPSSSSSSPETKKDRRTGAKTDCALNRIQNLNPSDEELSWTTLSQESNSPEETDIWSEQSFQTDPDLPPGWKKITDMAGIYYWHIPTGTTQWERPAARPPHPGETEFTTLGDHSTSAPRKHSLGSLSPSPTPDHESSQAEIFFRASTRSGSTTSDSSVEPLSAHEHILPTCGFVNSCYFPRSTSPQGTSDQESHSQHHEDEDKDLQAATVNPDPSLKEFEGATLRYASLKLRSCPALEENETTNVKSESEAKCFAVRSLGWVEMGEEDLAPGKSSVAVNNCIRQLSYCKNDIRDTVGIWGEGKDMYLVLENNMLNLVDPMDRSVLHSQPIASIRVWGVGRDNGRERDFAYVARDKNTRILKCHVFRCDTPAKAIATSLHEICSRIMTERKNAKAMAGGSLQDRMQAGLDLPLQAEFPTPKTELVQKFQVLYLGMMPVARPIGMDILNGAIDSLMGSSTKEDWTPVALNVADATVTISKDQDEEEVLVECRVRFLSFMGVGRNIHTFAFIMDAGGHRFDCHVFWCDPNAGSVSEAVQAACMLRYQKCLVARPLSQKACGSSPPGDSVSRRVSTSVKRGVLSLIDTLKQKRPVTELPQ
- the LOC101174805 gene encoding amyloid-beta A4 precursor protein-binding family B member 2 isoform X3; the encoded protein is MMPVDVTNRNGPAATPPTSLSLRSSHNQLLTSDVIKQGLATPPKCRKKYALTSIQTAMGLGEAAPPSSSPSSSPSQSSTPTNSKLAKNGVNQLRKAGQDQNKNTTGCDVMELDYNSETMEDDFNVNTVEEQNSCILTNNDREEDGSDFNAEPYLCASSDVESEQNKDSDLDSDANTTVEVKLNNNTPDLELNLNGEADENDDISILSEKELMSKVRLEEDELVEEQEDEEKKPLLVIGSKSPVKSLRGSSDFEIISDIHSNIKLLQSSKNSVVPPPPSPRRQASPEDTPLMSLASCPSSSSSSPETKKDRRTGAKTDCALNRIQNLNPSDEELSWTTLSQESNSPEETDIWSEQSFQTDPDLPPGWKKITDMAGIYYWHIPTGTTQWERPAARPPHPGETEFTTLGDHSTSAPRKHSLGSLSPSPTPDHESSQAEIFFRASTRSGSTTSDSSVEPLSAHEHILPTCGFVNSCYFPRSTSPQGTSDQESHSQHHEDEDKKQVWSEFGGKIDSEMWKDLQAATVNPDPSLKEFEGATLRYASLKLRSCPALEENETTNVKSESEAKCFAVRSLGWVEMGEEDLAPGKSSVAVNNCIRQLSYCKNDIRDTVGIWGEGKDMYLVLENNMLNLVDPMDRSVLHSQPIASIRVWGVGRDNGRDFAYVARDKNTRILKCHVFRCDTPAKAIATSLHEICSRIMTERKNAKAMAGGSLQDRMQAGLDLPLQAEFPTPKTELVQKFQVLYLGMMPVARPIGMDILNGAIDSLMGSSTKEDWTPVALNVADATVTISKDQDEEEVLVECRVRFLSFMGVGRNIHTFAFIMDAGGHRFDCHVFWCDPNAGSVSEAVQAACMLRYQKCLVARPLSQKACGSSPPGDSVSRRVSTSVKRGVLSLIDTLKQKRPVTELPQ